A stretch of the bacterium genome encodes the following:
- a CDS encoding T9SS type A sorting domain-containing protein yields the protein TILSVYPNPFNDQARVRFDLLKSERVEITLYDLTGRRVRTLADEVCDAGRHEIAFDARGLASGTYFVRLHSSSAVRTQKVLLLK from the coding sequence CACGATTCTCTCCGTCTATCCCAATCCGTTCAACGATCAGGCGCGGGTGCGGTTCGATCTGTTGAAATCGGAGCGGGTGGAGATCACGCTGTATGATCTTACGGGAAGGCGGGTTCGCACGCTCGCCGATGAAGTGTGCGACGCGGGGCGACACGAGATCGCTTTCGATGCGCGCGGTCTGGCATCGGGGACGTATTTCGTGCGGCTGCATTCGAGTAGTGCTGTGAGAACGCAGAAGGTGCTGTTGTTGAAGTAG